A genomic stretch from Arachis stenosperma cultivar V10309 chromosome 3, arast.V10309.gnm1.PFL2, whole genome shotgun sequence includes:
- the LOC130967343 gene encoding uncharacterized protein LOC130967343 → MASKAGETSRKRKGKAKASTSESWEMDRFLSRVHQDHFYEVVALKKVIPEVPFSLKKGEYPEIRHEIRRRGWEVLTNPIQQVGILMVQEFYANAWITKNHDQGVNPDPKNYLTMVRGKYLDFSPESVRVAFNLPMMQGDEHPYTRRVNFDQRLDQVLTTICEEGAQWKQDSRGKPVQLRRHDLKPVARGWLEFIQRSIIPTSNRSEVTIDRAIMIHSIMIGEEIEVHEVIAQELYRVADKTSTLARLAFPHLICHLCYSVGVDIEGDITIDEDKPITKKRMEYTRDPTHHEIPEIPQGMNFPPQDYWGQLNTSLGELSSNMGQLRVEHQEHSILLHEIREEQRIMREEQQRQGRDIEELKHSIGPSKARKSRHH, encoded by the coding sequence atggcatccaaggccggagaaacctctagaaagaggaaagggaaggcaaaggcttccacctccgagtcatgggagatggatagattcctctcaagggtgcatcaagaccacttctatgaagttgtggccttgaagaaggtgatccccgaagtccccttttcactcaaaaagggtgaatatccggagatccgccatgagatccgaagaagaggttgggaagtacttaccaaccccattcaacaagtcggaatcttgatggttcaagagttctatgccaatgcatggatcaccaagaaccatgaccaaggtgtgaacccggatccaaagaattatcttactatggttcgggggaaatacttggattttagtccggaaagtgtgagggtggcgttcaacttgcctatgatgcaaggagatgagcatccttacactagaagggtcaactttgatcaaaggttggaccaagtcctcacaaccatatgtgaagagggcgcacaatggaagcaagattcaagaggaaagccggtccaattgagaaggcatgacctcaaacccgtggctagaggatggttagagttcatacaacgctcaatcattcccactagcaaccggtccgaagttaccatagatcgggccatcatgatccatagcatcatgattggagaagaaatagaagttcatgaggttatagcccaagaactctatagggtggcggacaagacctctaccttggcaaggttagcctttcctcacctcatttgtcacctctgttattcagtgggagttgacatagagggagacatcaccattgatgaggacaagcccatcactaagaaaaggatggagtacacaagagatcccactcatcatgagatccctgagattcctcaagggatgaattttcctccacaagactattgggggcaactaaacacctccctaggagagttgagttccaatatgggacaactaagggtggagcaccaagaacactccattctcctccatgaaattagagaggaacaaagaatcatgagagaggagcaacaaaggcaaggaagagacattgaggagctcaagcactccataggaccttcaaaggcaaggaagagccgccatcactga